The following proteins are encoded in a genomic region of Flavobacteriales bacterium:
- the prmC gene encoding peptide chain release factor N(5)-glutamine methyltransferase, translated as MKMTKDIMPYFTKELNSFYSNNELESMAFWCIDSVSNLNRSEYLLSSNSPLSEQDITVYKNIIKRLKTYEPLQYILGKCDFYGLTLKVNPSCLIPRPETEELVQWILEHNFKNIADIGTGSGCIPIAVAKHSNADITAFDISSEALLVAQENAKYNHVEVDFIEHDIFNDIDLDKSFDLIVSNPPYVLESQKIWMNKNVLDYEPHLALFVTDNEALRYYQRIIEFSKVHLQKEGLLFFEINEQKSVEIKEMLENNGFADILIKKDMQGKNRMVKAVRKL; from the coding sequence ATGAAAATGACTAAAGATATTATGCCATATTTCACTAAGGAATTGAACTCATTTTACTCTAACAATGAGCTTGAAAGTATGGCTTTTTGGTGTATAGATTCTGTGTCTAATCTAAATCGTTCGGAATACCTTTTGTCGTCTAATAGCCCATTGTCAGAACAAGATATTACTGTCTACAAAAATATAATTAAGCGACTTAAGACCTATGAACCATTACAATACATTTTGGGTAAATGCGACTTTTATGGATTAACATTAAAAGTTAATCCATCTTGCTTAATTCCTCGTCCAGAAACCGAGGAGCTAGTGCAGTGGATACTTGAACATAATTTCAAGAATATTGCTGATATTGGTACAGGAAGTGGATGCATTCCTATTGCTGTTGCCAAACATTCAAATGCTGATATAACAGCTTTTGATATTTCATCTGAAGCTTTACTAGTAGCTCAAGAAAATGCAAAATATAATCATGTAGAAGTCGATTTTATAGAGCACGATATTTTTAATGATATTGATTTAGATAAGTCTTTTGATTTGATAGTTAGTAACCCACCTTATGTATTAGAAAGCCAAAAGATTTGGATGAATAAAAACGTCTTGGATTACGAACCACATTTGGCTTTGTTCGTAACAGACAATGAGGCCTTACGGTACTATCAGCGTATAATTGAATTTTCAAAAGTCCATTTACAAAAAGAAGGCTTATTGTTTTTTGAAATAAATGAACAAAAATCAGTTGAAATAAAAGAAATGCTAGAGAACAATGGTTTTGCTGACATCTTAATAAAAAAAGATATGCAAGGTAAAAATAGGATGGTAAAAGCCGTTAGGAAATTGTAA
- the ribD gene encoding bifunctional diaminohydroxyphosphoribosylaminopyrimidine deaminase/5-amino-6-(5-phosphoribosylamino)uracil reductase RibD, producing MDKKYMQVCIDLAIKGFPMAMPNPMVGCVIVHKDKIIGQGYHKEYGSYHAEVNAINSVENAELLKESTLYVSLEPCAHYGKTPPCANLIIEKGIPRVVIGSLDTFSEVNGKGIQRLKDAGIEVITSILEKECRAINKRFFTFHEKKRPYIILKWAQTSDGFIAPLDQKEPLWISSSESKILVHQWRSEEQAILVGRKTAELDNPRLTTREVKGKNPIRIVLDRKLSLKMDLALFNNEAPTLIANDTISSENHIKVDFNNLASSLMNQLHNRDIQSVIIEGGSQTLNTFIESNIWDEARVFTSSKLLEEGVQSPTIQSVISGSETIGKDTLTYFINT from the coding sequence ATGGATAAAAAATACATGCAAGTTTGTATCGATTTAGCTATAAAGGGCTTTCCTATGGCAATGCCTAATCCGATGGTGGGTTGCGTTATTGTTCATAAGGATAAAATTATCGGACAAGGATATCATAAAGAATACGGCTCGTACCATGCAGAAGTAAACGCTATTAATAGTGTTGAAAACGCTGAATTACTAAAAGAATCGACCCTGTATGTTAGCCTCGAACCCTGTGCCCATTATGGCAAAACACCACCATGTGCAAACTTGATAATAGAAAAAGGAATTCCTAGAGTTGTTATTGGCAGTTTAGATACTTTTTCTGAAGTGAATGGCAAAGGTATTCAACGTTTAAAAGATGCTGGTATTGAAGTCATCACTTCTATATTAGAAAAAGAGTGTAGAGCAATCAACAAAAGATTCTTTACATTTCATGAGAAAAAGCGCCCATATATTATTCTTAAATGGGCTCAAACATCGGATGGTTTTATTGCTCCTTTAGACCAAAAAGAACCGTTATGGATAAGTTCTTCTGAATCCAAAATATTAGTACACCAATGGCGTAGTGAAGAACAAGCCATTTTGGTTGGACGCAAAACAGCTGAACTAGACAACCCTCGGCTTACTACAAGAGAAGTAAAGGGTAAGAATCCTATTCGTATAGTGTTAGATAGAAAACTAAGCTTGAAAATGGATTTAGCTCTGTTTAATAATGAAGCTCCTACTCTGATTGCAAATGACACTATCTCTTCAGAAAACCATATAAAAGTTGATTTTAATAACCTTGCATCATCCTTAATGAACCAACTTCATAATCGTGATATTCAGTCTGTGATAATTGAAGGAGGATCACAAACATTAAATACATTTATTGAGTCTAATATTTGGGATGAGGCTAGAGTATTTACATCAAGCAAATTATTAGAAGAGGGGGTTCAATCACCTACAATACAGTCTGTTATAAGCGGTTCGGAAACTATTGGAAAAGACACCTTAACCTATTTCATAAACACATGA
- the ligA gene encoding NAD-dependent DNA ligase LigA: MTVQDRIVFLRSELQQHNHNYYVLDNPSISDFEFDMLLNELIELEKQHPEFYDANSPTQRVGGDLIKSFNTVAHQYRMLSLGNTYSSDELLGFDKRITKLVETEIEYVCELKYDGVSISLKYENGELVQALTRGNGTHGDDVTVNVKTINSIPLKLKGDYPSKFEIRGEIFLPHQGFEQMNEKRLADDLEPFANPRNAASGSMKMQDSKEVAKRPLDCFLYYLLGKELPSFKHFDNLQSAKKWGFKMPDEIQVCSSIEKVISFVNYWDEKRHNLPYDIDGIVIKVNDLKLQEQMGFTAKTPRWAISYKFKAEQVVTTLNEITYQVGRTGAITPVANLEPVLLAGTIIKRASLHNADQIEKLDIREGDKVYVEKGGEIIPKIVGVAIKERDLFSQPTVYIGHCTECQTELIRSEGDAKHYCPNELFCPPQIKGKFEHFISKKAMDIDGIGPETIDLLFENKLISTIPDLYDLKKEDLLPFKKDGDKWATNIIEGLKQSKTIPFERLLFALGIRYVGETVSKVLVKEYQHIDALMCASQEELENVNEIGGKIAESVVQFFHDENNVTLVQRLKNHDLCFEIGEENKAISSKLSGMSIVISGVFSKFSRDELKKIIEQHSGKNVGSISKKTTFVVAGENMGPSKLQKAEKLNVPLLSEDEFIKKIS, encoded by the coding sequence ATGACTGTACAAGACCGCATCGTTTTTTTAAGAAGTGAATTGCAACAACACAATCACAATTATTATGTGTTGGATAATCCTAGTATTAGCGATTTTGAGTTTGATATGCTTTTGAATGAGCTTATTGAGTTAGAAAAACAACATCCAGAATTTTACGATGCCAATTCTCCAACTCAAAGAGTAGGAGGAGATTTGATAAAATCTTTTAATACTGTAGCCCACCAATACCGTATGTTATCTCTAGGCAACACCTATTCTTCTGATGAGCTTTTAGGCTTTGATAAACGAATAACTAAATTGGTTGAAACCGAAATAGAATATGTTTGTGAGCTTAAATACGATGGTGTATCCATAAGTTTGAAATATGAAAATGGCGAATTAGTGCAAGCACTAACTCGAGGAAATGGTACACATGGTGATGATGTTACAGTCAATGTAAAAACCATTAATAGTATTCCCCTTAAGTTGAAAGGTGATTATCCTTCTAAATTTGAAATACGAGGAGAAATATTTTTACCACATCAAGGCTTTGAGCAAATGAATGAAAAAAGGCTTGCCGATGATTTAGAACCATTTGCTAACCCTAGAAATGCCGCGTCTGGAAGTATGAAAATGCAGGATAGCAAAGAAGTTGCCAAACGACCTTTAGACTGCTTTTTATATTATCTTCTTGGAAAAGAATTACCATCCTTTAAACATTTCGATAATTTACAAAGCGCTAAAAAATGGGGGTTTAAAATGCCAGATGAAATACAAGTTTGTTCTTCAATAGAAAAGGTCATCAGCTTTGTTAATTATTGGGACGAAAAAAGACATAATTTGCCTTATGATATCGATGGCATAGTTATAAAAGTCAATGATTTGAAGTTGCAAGAGCAAATGGGTTTTACTGCCAAAACACCACGTTGGGCAATTTCTTATAAATTTAAGGCAGAGCAAGTGGTAACCACTCTAAATGAAATCACTTATCAAGTAGGAAGAACCGGTGCTATAACACCAGTTGCTAACCTTGAACCTGTATTATTAGCAGGTACTATTATTAAACGAGCCTCTTTGCATAATGCCGACCAAATAGAAAAACTTGATATTAGGGAGGGAGATAAAGTTTATGTTGAAAAAGGAGGGGAGATAATTCCAAAAATTGTTGGTGTGGCTATAAAAGAAAGGGATTTGTTTTCTCAACCAACCGTTTATATTGGTCATTGTACAGAATGTCAAACTGAACTAATTCGATCTGAGGGCGATGCCAAGCATTACTGTCCTAACGAATTGTTTTGTCCGCCACAGATAAAGGGTAAATTTGAACACTTTATCAGTAAAAAAGCCATGGATATTGATGGTATAGGACCAGAAACAATAGATCTTCTTTTCGAAAATAAACTTATAAGCACTATTCCAGACTTATATGATTTAAAGAAAGAAGATTTATTACCTTTTAAAAAGGATGGAGATAAATGGGCTACTAATATTATTGAAGGGCTTAAACAATCCAAAACCATTCCTTTTGAGCGTTTACTATTTGCTTTAGGAATACGCTATGTAGGAGAAACAGTATCTAAAGTTTTAGTGAAAGAATATCAGCACATTGATGCCCTAATGTGTGCATCACAAGAAGAATTGGAAAATGTCAATGAAATAGGAGGGAAGATAGCTGAAAGTGTTGTTCAATTTTTTCATGATGAAAACAATGTTACACTTGTACAACGCTTAAAAAATCACGATTTATGTTTTGAAATTGGTGAAGAAAATAAAGCCATTTCATCTAAATTGTCTGGTATGTCTATTGTAATCTCAGGCGTGTTCAGTAAATTCTCAAGAGATGAGCTAAAAAAAATTATTGAACAACATAGTGGTAAAAATGTCGGTTCAATTTCTAAAAAAACTACTTTTGTAGTCGCTGGTGAGAATATGGGACCAAGCAAACTTCAAAAAGCCGAAAAGTTAAATGTTCCCTTATTATCCGAAGATGAATTCATTAAAAAGATAAGTTAA
- the dapA gene encoding 4-hydroxy-tetrahydrodipicolinate synthase encodes MHPKISGTGVALVTPFNSDLSIDYNGLAALVNHCVDGNVDFLVVMGTTGESVTLSLEEKNTVLDCVKKANNNRLPIVLGIGGNNTDNVIQSFSSFDLSGVDAILSVSPAYNKPTQEGIYQHFKAVSEKSPLPIILYNVPGRTSSNMTAETTLRLAHDFDNIVAVKEASGDMEQIMEIIAKKPDDFLVLSGDDAITLPIILLGGKGVISVLGQALPNEFSSMVNFAIDGDVKSSNTIHYKILSFVKPLFVEGNPAGVKTLLNILGICQDEVRLPLVKSSKNLRKIISKELEKLN; translated from the coding sequence ATGCATCCTAAGATAAGTGGTACTGGAGTAGCTTTAGTAACTCCTTTCAATTCGGATTTAAGTATAGATTACAATGGATTAGCAGCTTTGGTAAATCATTGTGTTGATGGAAATGTCGATTTTCTTGTTGTGATGGGAACAACGGGCGAAAGTGTGACACTTTCCTTAGAAGAAAAAAACACAGTCTTAGATTGCGTTAAAAAAGCTAATAATAATAGACTCCCTATTGTATTAGGTATAGGAGGTAATAATACCGATAATGTGATTCAGTCATTTTCATCATTTGATTTAAGTGGTGTAGATGCAATTCTTTCTGTTTCACCGGCTTATAATAAGCCTACTCAAGAAGGGATTTATCAGCATTTTAAAGCTGTTTCAGAAAAATCACCTTTACCTATCATATTATACAATGTCCCTGGTAGAACCTCATCAAACATGACTGCCGAAACAACATTAAGATTAGCTCACGATTTTGATAATATCGTTGCAGTAAAAGAGGCTAGTGGAGATATGGAGCAAATTATGGAAATCATTGCCAAAAAACCAGATGATTTTTTGGTCCTTTCTGGTGATGATGCTATTACTTTACCTATAATTTTATTAGGTGGTAAGGGTGTAATATCTGTTTTAGGACAAGCTCTACCAAATGAATTTTCATCAATGGTCAATTTTGCTATTGATGGCGATGTTAAATCATCAAATACAATACATTATAAAATATTGAGCTTCGTTAAACCATTATTTGTAGAAGGGAATCCAGCAGGAGTGAAGACCTTACTTAACATACTAGGTATTTGCCAAGATGAAGTAAGGCTACCATTAGTGAAATCTTCAAAAAATCTTAGAAAAATTATCAGTAAAGAATTAGAAAAATTGAATTAG